A genomic stretch from Argiope bruennichi chromosome 2, qqArgBrue1.1, whole genome shotgun sequence includes:
- the LOC129962237 gene encoding uncharacterized protein LOC129962237: MKKHELISIKRAAAKENLLLQATKMLRTSQNQFPPAQSGDIVRIQVHDVDCGRTDNRNVLAVVVGIEDSDFFKLANENGTLKQLYTRNQFEICKEKLLSIDKISFQEILLREAAKANSRSRGQGYTRCHCKRKCSANKCSCKSKGLLCNSKCHNSLSCCNK, encoded by the coding sequence ATGAAAAAACACgagttaatttctataaaaagagcGGCCGCGAAAGAGAATCTTCTACTGCAAGCAACAAAAATGTTGCGAACCTCACAAAATCAATTTCCTCCTGCTCAGAGTGGTGATATTGTACGAATACAAGTCCATGATGTCGACTGTGGTCGTACAGATAACCGAAATGTGTTAGCGGTTGTTGTTGGAATAGAAGACTCCGACTTCTTTAAACTTGCGAATGAAAATGGTACCCTCAAGCAGCTTTACACACGTAATCAGTtcgaaatttgtaaagaaaagctCCTTTCCATAGAtaagatttcttttcaagaaattttgctGAGAGAAGCAGCTAAAGCTAATTCGAGAAGCCGTGGGCAAGGCTATACACGCTGTCATTGCAAAAGGAAGTGTTCCGCAAATAAATGCAGTTGTAAAAGCAAGGGCCTCTTGTGCAATTCAAAGTGTCATAATAGTTTAagttgttgcaataaataa